Proteins from a genomic interval of Oceanispirochaeta crateris:
- the recN gene encoding DNA repair protein RecN translates to MIEELHIKNFALIDEVHIQFDSGLNILTGETGAGKSVLIGAMGLVLGNKTENSYVRTGCDEAEVTAVFRIENPDVRQWLSKHDLDPDEDTLILRRKIRSSGRGAVYIQSRPFTLPDLNELGKMLVDIHGQHDHQSLFYIEQHRKLLDQSGKLEDRNRTVQSLFNRLKEKTEQISQMVSALEDRDKEIEILSFSVKEIEDAQLKEGEEEEIRGTLKRMGQAQELYTIVDSLLNILPENRGGTLMTLRKALDLMEKLSRIDEGQIPLKERFSSAFYELEDIADSISSLNDELSFSPGEKETLEDRLALLRRLSRKYGSTVSEIEEYLKECRQKLEDLDNSSDRLNALKVERTALEDELISQAKVLSNERKNAGAELEEMVSKILVPLGMPSAHFSVDITQKSGEKGQALCGLNGLDRVEFLFSANKGEPLKALKDVASGGEISRIMLAIKTALAGTDQIPILVFDEIDSGIGGEVAPSIGRHMKKLAGFHQILCITHLASIAVYADNHIKVKKSERENRTLTDLFALTGQDRVSEVARMLSGDSQGEASLTHAEELLRSASS, encoded by the coding sequence ATGATTGAAGAGCTTCATATAAAAAACTTTGCCCTCATTGACGAAGTCCATATTCAGTTTGATTCCGGTCTCAATATTCTCACAGGAGAAACCGGTGCGGGAAAGTCCGTCCTTATTGGTGCCATGGGACTCGTTTTGGGTAATAAGACAGAAAATTCCTATGTCAGGACGGGATGTGATGAAGCCGAGGTCACGGCGGTATTTCGAATTGAGAATCCCGACGTACGCCAATGGTTGTCTAAACATGATCTAGATCCTGATGAGGATACTCTCATATTGAGACGAAAAATCAGATCCTCCGGACGGGGAGCGGTCTATATACAGTCCAGGCCTTTTACTTTACCCGATTTGAATGAACTTGGAAAAATGCTGGTGGATATCCATGGGCAACATGATCATCAGTCTCTTTTTTATATAGAACAGCATCGCAAGCTTCTGGATCAGAGCGGTAAACTGGAGGACAGGAATCGGACCGTCCAGTCACTGTTCAACAGGTTGAAAGAGAAAACAGAGCAGATCTCCCAAATGGTATCAGCTTTAGAAGACCGTGATAAGGAGATTGAAATCCTCAGCTTTTCTGTGAAAGAGATAGAAGACGCTCAGTTGAAAGAGGGTGAAGAAGAAGAGATCCGGGGAACTTTGAAAAGGATGGGGCAAGCACAGGAATTATATACCATCGTTGATTCTCTTCTTAATATACTCCCTGAGAATCGGGGCGGCACTCTTATGACCCTGAGGAAAGCTTTGGACCTCATGGAAAAATTAAGCAGAATTGATGAAGGCCAGATCCCTTTAAAGGAGCGATTCTCCAGTGCTTTTTATGAGCTGGAGGACATTGCAGATTCAATCTCATCGCTGAATGACGAACTATCGTTTTCTCCCGGCGAGAAGGAGACTCTTGAAGATCGCCTGGCCCTTCTACGCAGATTGAGCAGGAAATATGGATCTACAGTGAGCGAGATAGAAGAGTATTTGAAGGAATGTCGCCAGAAGCTGGAAGATCTGGATAACAGCAGCGACCGCTTGAATGCCTTAAAGGTTGAGCGAACCGCATTGGAGGATGAACTGATCAGCCAGGCTAAGGTACTTTCAAATGAAAGAAAGAATGCCGGAGCTGAGCTGGAGGAAATGGTGAGCAAGATTCTGGTCCCTCTGGGTATGCCCTCTGCTCATTTCTCTGTGGATATCACTCAGAAATCGGGAGAGAAAGGCCAGGCCCTGTGTGGTTTGAATGGATTGGACCGCGTTGAGTTTCTCTTCTCAGCGAATAAGGGAGAACCCCTGAAGGCCTTAAAAGATGTTGCTTCGGGAGGAGAAATTTCCAGGATCATGCTGGCAATCAAAACCGCTTTAGCCGGAACAGATCAAATACCCATCCTCGTCTTTGATGAAATTGACTCCGGGATTGGTGGAGAAGTCGCTCCCTCAATAGGACGGCATATGAAGAAGCTGGCCGGGTTTCATCAGATATTGTGTATAACTCATCTTGCGTCAATAGCCGTTTATGCCGATAATCATATAAAGGTAAAAAAATCAGAACGGGAAAATAGGACTCTTACCGATCTATTTGCGCTTACAGGCCAAGATCGTGTGTCCGAAGTTGCCCGTATGCTGTCTGGAGACAGTCAGGGGGAAGCATCACTCACCCATGCTGAGGAATTGCTGAGAAGTGCATCAAGTTGA
- a CDS encoding NAD(+)/NADH kinase: MAAVKSALIITNLSKDRAAVLRDQIRTYLIDRGVQIHEHSFSGNPGKYEIKKSDLAIVLGGDGTVLYSARLCVGMNMPILAVNLGTFGFLAEVNPDEWEQAFESYQNGTMGISHRIMLNTVLRRDGKDIASFCCLNDCVITSTGMAKIVNLKVNISNQEVIEYRADGIILATSTGSTAYSMAAGGPIVHPELSSMIVNPINPFTLSNRPLVIPADEEVTILVSKQQRTNLILTLDGQDVIPLLPGDEVITRKHNCSADLLSFKKMNFYEVVRKKLDWKGGPHD, from the coding sequence ATGGCTGCTGTTAAAAGTGCCCTCATTATAACGAACCTCTCCAAAGACCGAGCAGCTGTGCTTCGTGATCAAATTAGAACCTATCTTATAGATAGGGGAGTGCAAATTCATGAGCACTCATTTAGTGGCAATCCAGGAAAATATGAAATTAAAAAGTCCGATCTCGCCATTGTTTTGGGAGGAGATGGGACTGTCTTGTACAGTGCCCGCCTCTGTGTCGGTATGAACATGCCGATTCTAGCTGTGAACCTGGGGACTTTTGGTTTTCTGGCAGAAGTGAACCCCGATGAATGGGAACAGGCCTTTGAGTCCTATCAGAATGGAACGATGGGAATCAGTCACCGCATCATGCTCAATACAGTCTTAAGGCGGGATGGTAAAGATATCGCCTCCTTTTGTTGTCTCAATGACTGTGTGATCACCTCAACCGGTATGGCTAAAATTGTGAATCTAAAGGTGAATATTTCCAATCAGGAAGTCATCGAGTACAGAGCCGATGGAATCATTTTGGCCACATCCACGGGATCTACTGCTTATTCCATGGCGGCCGGTGGCCCCATTGTTCATCCGGAACTCTCATCCATGATTGTTAATCCCATTAATCCTTTTACCCTTTCTAACAGACCCCTGGTGATTCCCGCTGATGAAGAAGTTACTATTCTGGTGAGCAAACAGCAAAGGACAAATCTTATTTTAACTTTGGATGGTCAGGATGTTATACCCCTGCTTCCGGGAGACGAAGTCATCACCAGGAAGCATAACTGTTCTGCAGATCTTCTTAGTTTTAAGAAAATGAATTTTTACGAGGTGGTTCGTAAAAAGCTGGACTGGAAGGGAGGTCCTCATGATTGA
- a CDS encoding DegT/DnrJ/EryC1/StrS family aminotransferase, giving the protein MSIPVFRPSIKRKEMDSVLSCMVSDHIGPGQYSEQLMDEFKQLCAVKSGFLLREYERTIEIAFLVLGLKAGMEIILSPLVPDTYLHIIRKMSLVPVFIDVNPSTAVPDLDEYLDKINDKTGVLLLMGAFGYQWDFSKWEHPEVPVIEDISFNFGSVVSDIPAGHTGDLVIMRLEPNDLITTGGGSALMARSKIHSDALQDEMKNFDETILLSDMNSALGYSQIKEFEKNFELREEIYQLFLSSLRKGKHGYLSGYQDEKTIRSSLPVLVKGNRQEIQKYAQKKNVETSLAFKGCCLEEELGDLIVCPVAETLILNCILFPLYPSLGKTHSETIARILATLP; this is encoded by the coding sequence ATGTCAATTCCAGTATTCAGACCCTCAATCAAACGAAAAGAAATGGATTCTGTACTCTCGTGCATGGTTTCCGATCACATCGGTCCGGGGCAGTACTCTGAGCAGCTCATGGATGAGTTTAAACAGCTCTGTGCTGTTAAGAGCGGTTTTCTCCTCAGGGAGTATGAAAGAACCATAGAAATTGCATTTCTTGTCCTCGGTCTTAAAGCCGGAATGGAGATCATTCTCTCTCCCCTTGTTCCGGATACCTATCTACATATCATCAGAAAAATGAGTCTGGTCCCTGTATTTATTGATGTTAACCCATCAACAGCTGTGCCTGATCTGGATGAGTATCTGGATAAAATCAATGATAAGACAGGAGTCTTACTCTTGATGGGAGCCTTCGGATATCAGTGGGATTTTTCTAAATGGGAGCATCCTGAGGTTCCAGTCATTGAGGACATCAGCTTCAATTTCGGCTCCGTTGTCTCTGATATTCCTGCCGGCCATACCGGCGATCTTGTCATCATGAGGCTCGAACCGAATGATTTGATTACCACAGGCGGTGGTTCTGCCCTCATGGCCCGAAGTAAAATTCATTCAGATGCCCTACAAGATGAAATGAAAAATTTTGATGAAACCATACTTCTTTCTGATATGAATTCTGCCTTAGGATACAGTCAGATCAAGGAATTTGAAAAGAATTTTGAATTGCGGGAAGAGATTTATCAGTTATTTCTATCATCACTCCGGAAAGGAAAACATGGGTATTTGTCTGGGTATCAGGATGAAAAAACCATCCGTTCTTCATTGCCTGTGCTTGTCAAAGGCAATCGTCAGGAAATACAGAAATACGCTCAAAAAAAGAATGTAGAAACATCCTTGGCCTTCAAGGGTTGTTGCCTGGAAGAAGAATTGGGAGATCTGATAGTATGTCCAGTGGCGGAGACTCTGATCCTAAACTGTATCCTTTTTCCCTTGTATCCGTCTCTTGGCAAAACACATAGCGAAACGATTGCCAGAATATTAGCAACCTTGCCTTAA
- a CDS encoding chemotaxis protein CheW — MIDTTLQMVTFQLGVENYGINIMDVKEIYSVQEVRDIPNAPPYVEGIFNLRGDIIPVINLHKRFHINKAKLTEDEALLSGFIIINLDGMQLGVIIDKVLRVVTVDMGKIQPPPQMITGIGTEYIQGVIHQDEGYLIILDIRRLFDPEELQQISIVNR; from the coding sequence ATGATAGATACAACTTTACAGATGGTCACTTTTCAACTCGGAGTTGAAAACTATGGTATTAATATCATGGATGTTAAGGAGATATACAGTGTTCAGGAAGTTCGTGACATACCCAATGCTCCTCCATACGTTGAGGGAATATTTAACCTCAGAGGAGATATTATTCCTGTTATAAATCTTCATAAGAGATTTCATATTAACAAGGCAAAACTGACTGAAGATGAAGCCCTTTTGAGCGGATTTATTATCATTAATCTGGATGGCATGCAGTTGGGTGTTATCATTGATAAAGTCCTCAGGGTTGTCACTGTTGATATGGGCAAAATACAGCCTCCTCCACAAATGATCACCGGTATTGGAACTGAATACATACAGGGGGTTATCCATCAGGATGAAGGTTACCTTATCATTCTGGATATCCGTCGTTTATTTGACCCAGAGGAACTTCAGCAAATAAGCATTGTAAATCGGTAA
- a CDS encoding 5'-methylthioadenosine/S-adenosylhomocysteine nucleosidase yields MNILIITPMLKEYHSARETFSAKEISIPSGFRISQFLIHGDSFYILLCLKQVNEALDQFSESFGIPDLLIDSGSCGSLNNSIHLGDIVHGIIFKNEESEGQSDFLETSFHDAKVPDVCILEVYQGVLSDFQKSLLQNQADVCNMESYRIFEKSLLWKCEFLSIRIVTDLANDQGISEFKKNIRPYCMKLYAYLKDFLMNISH; encoded by the coding sequence ATGAATATTTTAATCATAACTCCCATGCTTAAGGAGTATCATAGTGCCCGTGAAACCTTTTCTGCTAAAGAAATATCTATTCCCAGTGGATTCCGGATCTCTCAATTTTTAATTCATGGGGACAGCTTTTATATTTTATTATGCTTAAAGCAAGTGAATGAAGCCTTGGATCAGTTTTCTGAATCCTTTGGGATTCCTGATTTACTTATCGATTCAGGAAGCTGTGGTTCTTTGAACAACAGCATCCATTTGGGTGATATTGTTCATGGTATCATCTTTAAAAATGAGGAAAGTGAAGGGCAGTCGGATTTTTTAGAGACTTCATTTCATGATGCAAAGGTTCCTGATGTTTGTATTCTGGAAGTTTACCAGGGGGTGCTTTCAGACTTTCAAAAGAGTCTCTTGCAGAATCAGGCAGATGTGTGCAATATGGAAAGCTACAGGATCTTTGAAAAATCATTGCTTTGGAAATGTGAATTCTTAAGTATTCGCATTGTTACCGATCTCGCGAATGACCAGGGAATATCAGAATTTAAAAAAAATATTAGGCCTTACTGCATGAAACTATATGCATATTTAAAGGACTTTCTAATGAATATAAGTCATTGA
- a CDS encoding sensor domain-containing diguanylate cyclase: MQTELIKLEQYKERLKFLEENSFEAITVYDSNLICIDTNFQSTNLFQYTRDEIIGMNGLDFFEASSRQTAINSVEAKNNMPYEALMRRKDGSIFPGLIQGSTIVLKGKKIRVSTCRDISDYKKIEREAEKNRDELETIFNNSQVGIVMLKGDRTIQRGNLAVAKIFGFDSPEEIVGKSIREFHLKDSDFIKFGKFYDTVLHKNETIKIDYKFKKKDGSVIWASLSGSVVDKNTPPDFDKGVVWILDDITSRKETEEKLLNLTRVDYLTGISNRRYFMELGNREIGVQKRYKQTLSLLMLDIDNFKKVYDTYGHSCGDRSIQFVCDLCKKNIRENDILGRLGGEEFAIILLNADHEKAFSIAERIRTELEEASSSNSHSIPPLTISIGLKSIDGESLETALDKVDKLLYKAKMNGKNQTCSE; the protein is encoded by the coding sequence TTGCAGACAGAACTAATCAAGCTTGAACAATACAAAGAACGTCTCAAATTTTTAGAAGAGAACTCCTTTGAAGCCATAACAGTCTATGATAGCAATTTGATTTGCATAGACACGAACTTCCAATCTACAAACCTTTTTCAATACACCAGGGATGAAATTATTGGAATGAACGGTTTAGATTTTTTTGAAGCCTCTTCAAGACAGACAGCCATAAATAGCGTAGAAGCGAAAAATAACATGCCCTATGAGGCATTGATGCGCCGTAAGGACGGATCCATATTTCCCGGCCTGATTCAGGGTTCCACCATTGTCTTAAAAGGAAAAAAAATCAGAGTTTCCACCTGTAGAGATATCAGCGACTATAAAAAAATTGAGAGAGAAGCCGAAAAAAACAGGGATGAGCTGGAGACGATTTTCAATAACAGCCAAGTAGGTATTGTCATGCTGAAAGGAGACCGTACCATACAGAGAGGAAACTTGGCAGTAGCCAAAATTTTTGGATTTGACAGTCCAGAAGAGATCGTTGGTAAAAGTATCAGAGAATTCCATTTAAAGGACAGTGATTTTATTAAATTCGGAAAATTTTACGATACGGTACTCCATAAGAATGAAACTATAAAGATAGATTATAAATTCAAAAAGAAAGACGGCAGTGTCATTTGGGCTTCTCTTTCGGGCAGTGTTGTGGATAAGAATACCCCACCGGACTTTGACAAAGGAGTGGTTTGGATTCTAGACGATATCACAAGTCGAAAGGAAACAGAAGAAAAGCTGCTCAATTTAACCCGCGTCGATTATTTAACCGGCATCAGCAATAGACGTTACTTTATGGAGTTAGGTAACCGGGAAATAGGCGTACAAAAAAGGTACAAACAAACCTTGTCACTTTTGATGCTGGATATTGACAATTTTAAAAAAGTCTATGACACCTATGGTCACAGCTGCGGTGACCGTTCTATCCAGTTTGTCTGTGACTTGTGTAAAAAGAACATAAGAGAAAATGATATTTTGGGACGTTTGGGAGGTGAGGAATTTGCCATTATACTGCTCAATGCAGACCATGAAAAAGCCTTTTCAATAGCAGAAAGAATTAGAACAGAACTGGAAGAAGCCAGCTCATCCAACAGCCATTCAATTCCTCCATTGACAATTAGCATCGGACTGAAAAGCATTGATGGTGAATCTTTGGAAACCGCCTTGGATAAGGTTGATAAACTGCTCTACAAGGCTAAAATGAATGGAAAGAATCAAACCTGTTCCGAATAG
- a CDS encoding ankyrin repeat domain-containing protein yields MEQLSKANEEFLARLDFRKELFRFIIIFGPLNICMLMADSVGPAQPILALLMSLVSFIIIFWKRKNHASIQSAEGILLETTLLGNALKKDEFVPSRGVYKIFLGESHHDRGHKIKTSYALNILLYPYRQMKVSLDYFKDNGNLIPVRFQINTGVAGRIKIRALQFQQQNLWFSMILMATAFLIPLSIIPNKGLLNEWQNREELYQEMIVLNEEDSAKLFELSEASAIYLKSSRLDCFVFPDEDQSVYYIDPNYEIPQEEWEAVVRDASLLSDFVDFIHMEDCLIEANWAPYDHIFSDSVVYELGKRSFPNPEFWEDKPFQRGSNYLIYDLIMDDLENSNYFSSLNRSLYLLIKELKANSILLPVELVGDKSRLADDSLLFPDFGSSETFKIGDFSWSWYGKMADSKLEWLSTFLIEPRSPKVYSFLGRINIERNGYKKLEGYREPYDSLRFYGILGTIALNYIFLFLLLYQFMPILMALLSNKENAFNFYSDEKTEMDKAKKKRQRLIALGVEMVQFSKQENSQFVDSGHSNESISSLESVEMIPPAFKAIAEANLPALKSIIDLNPEIARSIYRGNSLLNISAEMFLEPDVLEYLIEKGADVNFRDSFQMTPIMMHAYWGNPESVKLLLSHGAEVNAVDLDGKTPLMHAIESDFDEQSAEIVSLLLAGGADKNVRDKEGKSVLDYTVKMKRKYKNLNS; encoded by the coding sequence ATGGAGCAACTGAGTAAGGCCAATGAAGAATTTCTGGCTCGTCTGGATTTTCGTAAAGAATTGTTTCGTTTTATAATTATATTTGGCCCCCTGAATATTTGTATGTTAATGGCCGATTCCGTTGGCCCTGCCCAGCCTATCCTTGCCTTGCTTATGAGCTTAGTCAGCTTTATTATCATTTTTTGGAAAAGAAAGAATCATGCCAGTATTCAAAGTGCAGAGGGAATCCTTCTGGAAACGACGCTTCTTGGCAATGCATTAAAAAAGGATGAGTTTGTACCGAGTCGTGGGGTGTACAAGATCTTTTTGGGAGAGAGTCATCATGATCGGGGACATAAGATCAAAACGTCCTATGCGTTAAACATTTTATTATATCCCTACCGCCAGATGAAGGTCTCTCTGGATTATTTCAAAGATAATGGGAATCTTATTCCTGTCCGGTTTCAGATTAATACAGGGGTTGCTGGTCGAATAAAGATCAGGGCTTTGCAGTTTCAGCAGCAAAATCTCTGGTTTAGTATGATACTGATGGCTACCGCCTTTCTAATCCCCCTGTCAATAATCCCCAATAAGGGTTTATTGAATGAATGGCAGAATAGAGAGGAACTCTATCAAGAAATGATTGTTTTAAATGAAGAGGATAGTGCAAAACTCTTTGAATTATCCGAAGCATCGGCTATCTATCTGAAAAGCTCTCGTTTGGATTGCTTTGTTTTTCCCGATGAAGATCAAAGTGTCTATTATATTGATCCCAACTATGAGATTCCCCAAGAGGAGTGGGAAGCTGTGGTAAGAGATGCCTCTCTCTTGAGTGATTTTGTTGATTTTATTCATATGGAAGACTGTCTCATTGAAGCGAACTGGGCTCCCTATGATCATATTTTCTCAGATTCTGTTGTTTATGAATTGGGAAAAAGATCATTTCCCAATCCAGAGTTTTGGGAAGATAAGCCCTTTCAGCGCGGGTCAAACTACTTAATTTATGATCTGATCATGGATGATCTTGAGAATTCAAATTATTTTTCTTCTCTGAACCGATCTCTTTATTTATTGATAAAGGAACTGAAGGCGAATAGTATACTTCTTCCCGTTGAGCTTGTCGGGGATAAGAGTCGTCTTGCAGATGACTCTCTTTTGTTTCCCGATTTCGGTTCATCAGAAACCTTTAAGATAGGGGATTTCAGCTGGAGTTGGTATGGAAAAATGGCCGACAGTAAGTTGGAATGGCTTTCTACTTTTTTGATTGAGCCCAGATCTCCAAAGGTATATAGCTTTTTGGGGCGTATCAATATCGAAAGGAATGGTTACAAAAAACTCGAAGGGTACAGAGAGCCATACGATTCCCTCCGTTTTTACGGTATTTTGGGGACTATCGCTTTAAATTATATCTTCCTGTTTCTTTTGCTTTATCAGTTTATGCCCATTCTTATGGCTTTATTGAGCAACAAGGAGAATGCCTTCAATTTCTATAGTGATGAGAAAACAGAGATGGATAAAGCAAAGAAAAAAAGGCAGAGACTCATCGCCCTCGGAGTAGAGATGGTTCAGTTTTCTAAGCAGGAGAACTCGCAGTTTGTTGACAGTGGTCATTCCAATGAATCTATATCTTCCCTGGAGTCTGTCGAAATGATACCTCCCGCTTTTAAGGCTATAGCCGAGGCGAATCTACCCGCTTTGAAGAGCATCATTGATTTGAATCCAGAAATAGCTAGGTCCATCTATAGGGGGAATAGTCTGCTTAATATTTCTGCCGAGATGTTTCTTGAGCCCGATGTGCTTGAGTATTTGATCGAAAAGGGAGCGGATGTAAATTTCCGGGATTCCTTCCAGATGACTCCCATAATGATGCACGCCTACTGGGGGAATCCAGAATCTGTAAAGCTCTTACTCTCTCATGGGGCAGAGGTCAATGCCGTAGACCTAGACGGGAAGACACCCTTGATGCATGCCATCGAATCTGATTTTGATGAACAGTCCGCTGAGATTGTCTCACTCTTGTTGGCTGGTGGAGCCGATAAGAATGTTCGTGATAAAGAAGGGAAATCGGTATTAGATTATACTGTGAAAATGAAAAGGAAGTATAAAAACCTCAACTCTTAA
- a CDS encoding DUF6076 domain-containing protein, producing the protein MEQNDTAIYKKCINCGRYCPEAIMIVGQFCCEDCADQFRRCPHCGKYFILTDDQEQMFCSTSCQNAEKTYTPGEKE; encoded by the coding sequence ATGGAACAAAATGATACTGCTATATATAAGAAATGTATTAACTGCGGGCGATACTGCCCTGAAGCGATTATGATCGTAGGGCAATTTTGCTGTGAAGATTGTGCCGATCAATTCAGACGATGTCCTCACTGCGGTAAATATTTTATACTAACAGATGATCAGGAGCAGATGTTCTGTTCAACAAGCTGTCAAAATGCTGAAAAAACTTATACACCAGGAGAGAAAGAATGA
- a CDS encoding adenylate kinase, whose amino-acid sequence MNLIFLGPPGAGKGTMAFRAKEHFKIPHISTGDLFRAAIKNETDLGKQVKSILDAGNLVPDELTTSIVKERLQQPDATNGFILDGFPRTLYQAKALKEFSAIDSVVNFTITEDEVIRRLSGRRVCKSCGESYHIEFIPPSKDGICDKCGGELYTRADDQIDAIKNRLSVYGESTEPLISFYKNEGSLVNVDSSQHPDKVFEDLKAILK is encoded by the coding sequence ATGAATTTGATATTTTTAGGCCCTCCGGGGGCTGGTAAAGGAACCATGGCTTTCCGGGCAAAAGAACATTTTAAGATCCCCCATATCTCAACCGGAGATCTTTTCAGAGCCGCTATTAAGAATGAAACAGACCTTGGTAAGCAGGTAAAATCCATACTCGATGCGGGCAACCTTGTTCCCGACGAGTTAACCACCTCAATTGTAAAAGAAAGATTACAACAGCCAGATGCTACCAATGGTTTTATACTCGATGGATTTCCTCGCACTCTTTACCAGGCCAAAGCCCTGAAAGAGTTCAGTGCCATAGATTCGGTAGTCAACTTTACCATCACAGAAGATGAAGTCATCCGGAGACTATCTGGTCGCAGGGTATGTAAGTCCTGTGGAGAGAGTTATCATATCGAGTTCATTCCTCCCAGCAAAGATGGAATCTGTGATAAGTGTGGCGGCGAACTCTACACCCGAGCCGATGACCAGATCGATGCGATAAAGAACCGACTCTCTGTATACGGAGAGTCAACGGAACCCCTTATCAGCTTCTACAAAAATGAGGGTAGCCTTGTGAATGTTGACAGCAGCCAGCATCCTGACAAAGTCTTTGAAGACTTAAAGGCTATTCTAAAATAA
- a CDS encoding tetratricopeptide repeat protein translates to MSRQFWAFNGLLILIASLLSCQTTVSKVDLSRDYYNIGNAYSDLGEYVKAAEYFERALVLNPDLNQAAFNLARTNLETENYETALTLLEDLEAEDSENLIVLEMLGYAWYKRGDEEKAGEYYRRSLSINPAHVRSLYNLSLLEKRNKNWGMSRYYLENLLKLEDKKEYRVLIAELAAAEEEYDLALDYYEDLVLEYDGDTVVYGAMKDLYLKTEMYYKALEMLDLLIESEPEDSLLKDYYFEKGNIEILYLDDIILGQDHLIQALDAGYSDKETLDALVSAIDLPYKGEFEKIIKDHLKEEEVQGDDETDSDGEEEEPITEG, encoded by the coding sequence TTGAGCAGACAATTCTGGGCATTTAATGGACTTCTGATCCTTATCGCATCTCTCTTATCGTGTCAGACCACGGTCTCAAAGGTCGATCTGTCCAGAGATTACTACAATATTGGAAATGCTTATTCCGACCTTGGAGAGTATGTTAAGGCTGCCGAGTATTTTGAGAGGGCCTTAGTTCTGAATCCTGATCTAAATCAGGCTGCTTTTAATCTGGCACGGACTAACCTTGAAACTGAAAACTATGAAACCGCTCTGACTCTCCTGGAAGATCTGGAGGCGGAGGATTCAGAAAATTTGATTGTTCTGGAAATGCTGGGTTATGCCTGGTATAAGAGGGGTGACGAAGAGAAGGCCGGAGAGTATTACAGGCGAAGCCTGAGTATCAATCCTGCCCATGTGCGATCTCTATATAACTTGAGTCTCCTTGAAAAACGGAACAAGAACTGGGGCATGTCCCGTTATTATCTCGAAAACCTGTTAAAGCTGGAAGACAAAAAGGAGTATCGGGTACTCATCGCAGAATTGGCAGCCGCCGAAGAAGAGTATGACTTGGCCCTGGACTATTACGAAGATCTTGTTTTGGAGTATGACGGAGATACTGTCGTCTATGGGGCAATGAAAGATCTGTATTTGAAAACTGAGATGTATTATAAGGCCTTGGAAATGCTCGATCTTCTAATTGAATCTGAACCGGAGGATTCTCTTTTAAAAGATTATTATTTTGAAAAGGGCAATATCGAAATTCTATACCTTGATGACATCATACTCGGACAGGATCACCTAATTCAGGCACTTGATGCTGGTTATTCAGATAAAGAGACATTAGATGCACTCGTATCCGCCATTGATCTTCCTTATAAAGGGGAATTTGAAAAAATCATTAAAGATCACCTTAAAGAGGAAGAGGTCCAGGGAGATGATGAGACAGATTCTGATGGTGAGGAAGAGGAGCCGATAACAGAAGGATAA